Proteins from a single region of Nomascus leucogenys isolate Asia chromosome 2, Asia_NLE_v1, whole genome shotgun sequence:
- the DEF8 gene encoding differentially expressed in FDCP 8 homolog isoform X8 — MRGGAAAVRWDAMEYDEKLARFRRAHLNPFNKQSGPRQHEQGPGEEAPDVTPEEALPELPPGEPEFRCPERVMDLGLSEDHFSRPVGLFLASDVQQLRQAIEECKQVILELPEQSEKQKDAVVRLIHLRLKLQELKDPNEDEPNIRVLLEHRFYKEKSKSVKQTCDKCNTIIWGLIQTWYTCTGCYYRCHSKCLNLISKPCVSSKVSHQAEYELNICPETGLDSQDYRCAECRAPISLRGVPSEARQCDYTGQYYCSHCHWNDLAVIPARVVHNWDFEPRKVSRCSMRYLALMVSRPVLRLREINPLLFNYVEELVEIRKLRQDILLMKPYFITCREAMEARLLLQLQDRQHFVENDEMYSVQDLLDVHAGRLGCSLTEIHTLFAKHIKLDCERCQAKGFVCELCREGDVLFPFDSHTSVCADCSAVFHRDCYYDNSTTCPKCARLSLRKQSLFREPGPDVEA; from the exons GTGGGATGCTATGGAATATGATGAGAAGCTGGCCCGGTTCCGGCGGGCCCACCTCAACCCCTTCAACAAGCAGTCTGGGCCGAGGCAGCACGAGCAGGGCCCTGGGGAGGAGGCCCCGGACGTCACTCCTGAAG AGGCCCTGCCTGAGCTGCCCCCTGGGGAGCCGGAGTTCCGCTGCCCTGAACGCGTGATGGATCTCGGCCTGTCTGAGGACCACTTCTCCCGCCCTGTG GGTCTGTTCCTGGCCTCTGACGTCCAGCAGCTGCGGCAGGCGATCGAGGAGTGCAAGCAGGTGATTCTGGAGCTGCCGGAGCAGTCGGAGAAGCAGAAGGATGCCGTGGTGCGACTCATCCACCTCCGGCTGAAGCTCCAGGAGCTGAAG GACCCCAATGAGGATGAGCCAAACATCCGAGTGCTCCTTGAGCACCGCTTCTACAAGGAGAAGAGCAAGAGCGTCAAGCAGACCTGTGACAAGTGTAACACCATCATCTGGGGGCTCATTCAGACCTGGTACACCTGCACAG GGTGTTATTACCGCTGTCACAGCAAGTGCTTGAACCTCATCTCCAAGCCCTGTGTGAGCTCCAAAGTCAGCCACCAAGCTGAATACGAACTGAACATCTGCCCTGAGACAGGGCTGGACAGCCAGGATTACCGCTGTGCTGAGTGCCGGGCGCCCATCTCTCTGC GGGGTGTGCCCAGTGAGGCCAGGCAGTGCGACTACACCGGCCAGTACTACTGCAGCCATTGCCACTGGAACGACCTGGCTGTCATTCCTGCACGCGTTGTACACAACTGGGACTTTGAGCCTCGAAAG GTTTCTCGCTGCAGCATGCGCTACCTGGCGCTGATGGTGTCTCGGCCCGTGCTCAGGCTCCGGGAGATCAACCCTCTGCTGTTCAACTACGTGGAGGAGCTGGTGGAGATTCGC AAGCTGCGCCAGGACATTCTGCTCATGAAGCCGTACTTCATCACTTGCAGGGAGGCCATGGAGGCTCGTCTGTTGCTGCAG CTCCAGGATCGGCAGCACTTTGTGGAGAACGACGAGATGTACTCTGTCCAGGACCTCCTGGATGTGCATGCCGGCCGCCTGGGCTGCTCACTCACCGAGATCCACACGCTCTTCGCCAAGCACATCAAGCTGGACTGCGAG CGGTGCCAGGCCAAGGGCTTCGTGTGTGAGCTCTGCAGAGAGGGCGATGTGCTGTTCCCGTTCGACAGCCACACGTCTGTGTGCGCCGACTGTTCCGCCGTCTTCCACAG GGACTGCTACTACGACAACTCCACCACATGTCCCAAGTGTGCCCGGCTCAGCCTGAGGAAGCAGTCGCTCTTCCGGGAGCCAGGTCCCGACGTGGAGGCCTAG
- the DEF8 gene encoding differentially expressed in FDCP 8 homolog isoform X10 — MSLRAAGGSSGRRAGSSAAGRPGRCEAARRRSEALPELPPGEPEFRCPERVMDLGLSEDHFSRPVGLFLASDVQQLRQAIEECKQVILELPEQSEKQKDAVVRLIHLRLKLQELKDPNEDEPNIRVLLEHRFYKEKSKSVKQTCDKCNTIIWGLIQTWYTCTGCYYRCHSKCLNLISKPCVSSKVSHQAEYELNICPETGLDSQDYRCAECRAPISLRGVPSEARQCDYTGQYYCSHCHWNDLAVIPARVVHNWDFEPRKVSRCSMRYLALMVSRPVLRLREINPLLFNYVEELVEIRKLRQDILLMKPYFITCREAMEARLLLQLQDRQHFVENDEMYSVQDLLDVHAGRLGCSLTEIHTLFAKHIKLDCERCQAKGFVCELCREGDVLFPFDSHTSVCADCSAVFHRDCYYDNSTTCPKCARLSLRKQSLFREPGPDVEA, encoded by the exons AGGCCCTGCCTGAGCTGCCCCCTGGGGAGCCGGAGTTCCGCTGCCCTGAACGCGTGATGGATCTCGGCCTGTCTGAGGACCACTTCTCCCGCCCTGTG GGTCTGTTCCTGGCCTCTGACGTCCAGCAGCTGCGGCAGGCGATCGAGGAGTGCAAGCAGGTGATTCTGGAGCTGCCGGAGCAGTCGGAGAAGCAGAAGGATGCCGTGGTGCGACTCATCCACCTCCGGCTGAAGCTCCAGGAGCTGAAG GACCCCAATGAGGATGAGCCAAACATCCGAGTGCTCCTTGAGCACCGCTTCTACAAGGAGAAGAGCAAGAGCGTCAAGCAGACCTGTGACAAGTGTAACACCATCATCTGGGGGCTCATTCAGACCTGGTACACCTGCACAG GGTGTTATTACCGCTGTCACAGCAAGTGCTTGAACCTCATCTCCAAGCCCTGTGTGAGCTCCAAAGTCAGCCACCAAGCTGAATACGAACTGAACATCTGCCCTGAGACAGGGCTGGACAGCCAGGATTACCGCTGTGCTGAGTGCCGGGCGCCCATCTCTCTGC GGGGTGTGCCCAGTGAGGCCAGGCAGTGCGACTACACCGGCCAGTACTACTGCAGCCATTGCCACTGGAACGACCTGGCTGTCATTCCTGCACGCGTTGTACACAACTGGGACTTTGAGCCTCGAAAG GTTTCTCGCTGCAGCATGCGCTACCTGGCGCTGATGGTGTCTCGGCCCGTGCTCAGGCTCCGGGAGATCAACCCTCTGCTGTTCAACTACGTGGAGGAGCTGGTGGAGATTCGC AAGCTGCGCCAGGACATTCTGCTCATGAAGCCGTACTTCATCACTTGCAGGGAGGCCATGGAGGCTCGTCTGTTGCTGCAG CTCCAGGATCGGCAGCACTTTGTGGAGAACGACGAGATGTACTCTGTCCAGGACCTCCTGGATGTGCATGCCGGCCGCCTGGGCTGCTCACTCACCGAGATCCACACGCTCTTCGCCAAGCACATCAAGCTGGACTGCGAG CGGTGCCAGGCCAAGGGCTTCGTGTGTGAGCTCTGCAGAGAGGGCGATGTGCTGTTCCCGTTCGACAGCCACACGTCTGTGTGCGCCGACTGTTCCGCCGTCTTCCACAG GGACTGCTACTACGACAACTCCACCACATGTCCCAAGTGTGCCCGGCTCAGCCTGAGGAAGCAGTCGCTCTTCCGGGAGCCAGGTCCCGACGTGGAGGCCTAG
- the DEF8 gene encoding differentially expressed in FDCP 8 homolog isoform X9 yields MEYDEKLARFRRAHLNPFNKQSGPRQHEQGPGEEAPDVTPEEALPELPPGEPEFRCPERVMDLGLSEDHFSRPVGLFLASDVQQLRQAIEECKQVILELPEQSEKQKDAVVRLIHLRLKLQELKDPNEDEPNIRVLLEHRFYKEKSKSVKQTCDKCNTIIWGLIQTWYTCTGCYYRCHSKCLNLISKPCVSSKVSHQAEYELNICPETGLDSQDYRCAECRAPISLRGVPSEARQCDYTGQYYCSHCHWNDLAVIPARVVHNWDFEPRKVSRCSMRYLALMVSRPVLRLREINPLLFNYVEELVEIRKLRQDILLMKPYFITCREAMEARLLLQLQDRQHFVENDEMYSVQDLLDVHAGRLGCSLTEIHTLFAKHIKLDCERCQAKGFVCELCREGDVLFPFDSHTSVCADCSAVFHRDCYYDNSTTCPKCARLSLRKQSLFREPGPDVEA; encoded by the exons ATGGAATATGATGAGAAGCTGGCCCGGTTCCGGCGGGCCCACCTCAACCCCTTCAACAAGCAGTCTGGGCCGAGGCAGCACGAGCAGGGCCCTGGGGAGGAGGCCCCGGACGTCACTCCTGAAG AGGCCCTGCCTGAGCTGCCCCCTGGGGAGCCGGAGTTCCGCTGCCCTGAACGCGTGATGGATCTCGGCCTGTCTGAGGACCACTTCTCCCGCCCTGTG GGTCTGTTCCTGGCCTCTGACGTCCAGCAGCTGCGGCAGGCGATCGAGGAGTGCAAGCAGGTGATTCTGGAGCTGCCGGAGCAGTCGGAGAAGCAGAAGGATGCCGTGGTGCGACTCATCCACCTCCGGCTGAAGCTCCAGGAGCTGAAG GACCCCAATGAGGATGAGCCAAACATCCGAGTGCTCCTTGAGCACCGCTTCTACAAGGAGAAGAGCAAGAGCGTCAAGCAGACCTGTGACAAGTGTAACACCATCATCTGGGGGCTCATTCAGACCTGGTACACCTGCACAG GGTGTTATTACCGCTGTCACAGCAAGTGCTTGAACCTCATCTCCAAGCCCTGTGTGAGCTCCAAAGTCAGCCACCAAGCTGAATACGAACTGAACATCTGCCCTGAGACAGGGCTGGACAGCCAGGATTACCGCTGTGCTGAGTGCCGGGCGCCCATCTCTCTGC GGGGTGTGCCCAGTGAGGCCAGGCAGTGCGACTACACCGGCCAGTACTACTGCAGCCATTGCCACTGGAACGACCTGGCTGTCATTCCTGCACGCGTTGTACACAACTGGGACTTTGAGCCTCGAAAG GTTTCTCGCTGCAGCATGCGCTACCTGGCGCTGATGGTGTCTCGGCCCGTGCTCAGGCTCCGGGAGATCAACCCTCTGCTGTTCAACTACGTGGAGGAGCTGGTGGAGATTCGC AAGCTGCGCCAGGACATTCTGCTCATGAAGCCGTACTTCATCACTTGCAGGGAGGCCATGGAGGCTCGTCTGTTGCTGCAG CTCCAGGATCGGCAGCACTTTGTGGAGAACGACGAGATGTACTCTGTCCAGGACCTCCTGGATGTGCATGCCGGCCGCCTGGGCTGCTCACTCACCGAGATCCACACGCTCTTCGCCAAGCACATCAAGCTGGACTGCGAG CGGTGCCAGGCCAAGGGCTTCGTGTGTGAGCTCTGCAGAGAGGGCGATGTGCTGTTCCCGTTCGACAGCCACACGTCTGTGTGCGCCGACTGTTCCGCCGTCTTCCACAG GGACTGCTACTACGACAACTCCACCACATGTCCCAAGTGTGCCCGGCTCAGCCTGAGGAAGCAGTCGCTCTTCCGGGAGCCAGGTCCCGACGTGGAGGCCTAG
- the DEF8 gene encoding differentially expressed in FDCP 8 homolog isoform X1, translating into MGHVPSWDPHCHRELFPRGRHQWGPGQEAAEVFQEKVEDQACGVRTTHFREVKGQPHPTHPSVVGERGWSVVSLVPGDSSWPCLALRWDAMEYDEKLARFRRAHLNPFNKQSGPRQHEQGPGEEAPDVTPEEALPELPPGEPEFRCPERVMDLGLSEDHFSRPVGLFLASDVQQLRQAIEECKQVILELPEQSEKQKDAVVRLIHLRLKLQELKDPNEDEPNIRVLLEHRFYKEKSKSVKQTCDKCNTIIWGLIQTWYTCTGCYYRCHSKCLNLISKPCVSSKVSHQAEYELNICPETGLDSQDYRCAECRAPISLRGVPSEARQCDYTGQYYCSHCHWNDLAVIPARVVHNWDFEPRKVSRCSMRYLALMVSRPVLRLREINPLLFNYVEELVEIRKLRQDILLMKPYFITCREAMEARLLLQLQDRQHFVENDEMYSVQDLLDVHAGRLGCSLTEIHTLFAKHIKLDCERCQAKGFVCELCREGDVLFPFDSHTSVCADCSAVFHRDCYYDNSTTCPKCARLSLRKQSLFREPGPDVEA; encoded by the exons ATGGGCCACGTGCCCTCGTGGGACCCTCATTGTCACCGTGAGCTCTTTCCAAGGGGACGCCACCAGTGGGGGCCTGGGCAGGAGGCAGCTGAGGTGTTTCAGGAAAAGGTTGAAGATCAAGCCTGTGGTGTGAGGACTACCCACTTTAGGGAAGTGAAAGGCCAGCCTCACCCCACACACCCCAGTGTGGTTGGGGAAAGGGGGTGGTCTGTGGTGAGCCTGGTACCTGGGGACTCATCCTGGCCCTGCCTGGCCCTCAGGTGGGATGCTATGGAATATGATGAGAAGCTGGCCCGGTTCCGGCGGGCCCACCTCAACCCCTTCAACAAGCAGTCTGGGCCGAGGCAGCACGAGCAGGGCCCTGGGGAGGAGGCCCCGGACGTCACTCCTGAAG AGGCCCTGCCTGAGCTGCCCCCTGGGGAGCCGGAGTTCCGCTGCCCTGAACGCGTGATGGATCTCGGCCTGTCTGAGGACCACTTCTCCCGCCCTGTG GGTCTGTTCCTGGCCTCTGACGTCCAGCAGCTGCGGCAGGCGATCGAGGAGTGCAAGCAGGTGATTCTGGAGCTGCCGGAGCAGTCGGAGAAGCAGAAGGATGCCGTGGTGCGACTCATCCACCTCCGGCTGAAGCTCCAGGAGCTGAAG GACCCCAATGAGGATGAGCCAAACATCCGAGTGCTCCTTGAGCACCGCTTCTACAAGGAGAAGAGCAAGAGCGTCAAGCAGACCTGTGACAAGTGTAACACCATCATCTGGGGGCTCATTCAGACCTGGTACACCTGCACAG GGTGTTATTACCGCTGTCACAGCAAGTGCTTGAACCTCATCTCCAAGCCCTGTGTGAGCTCCAAAGTCAGCCACCAAGCTGAATACGAACTGAACATCTGCCCTGAGACAGGGCTGGACAGCCAGGATTACCGCTGTGCTGAGTGCCGGGCGCCCATCTCTCTGC GGGGTGTGCCCAGTGAGGCCAGGCAGTGCGACTACACCGGCCAGTACTACTGCAGCCATTGCCACTGGAACGACCTGGCTGTCATTCCTGCACGCGTTGTACACAACTGGGACTTTGAGCCTCGAAAG GTTTCTCGCTGCAGCATGCGCTACCTGGCGCTGATGGTGTCTCGGCCCGTGCTCAGGCTCCGGGAGATCAACCCTCTGCTGTTCAACTACGTGGAGGAGCTGGTGGAGATTCGC AAGCTGCGCCAGGACATTCTGCTCATGAAGCCGTACTTCATCACTTGCAGGGAGGCCATGGAGGCTCGTCTGTTGCTGCAG CTCCAGGATCGGCAGCACTTTGTGGAGAACGACGAGATGTACTCTGTCCAGGACCTCCTGGATGTGCATGCCGGCCGCCTGGGCTGCTCACTCACCGAGATCCACACGCTCTTCGCCAAGCACATCAAGCTGGACTGCGAG CGGTGCCAGGCCAAGGGCTTCGTGTGTGAGCTCTGCAGAGAGGGCGATGTGCTGTTCCCGTTCGACAGCCACACGTCTGTGTGCGCCGACTGTTCCGCCGTCTTCCACAG GGACTGCTACTACGACAACTCCACCACATGTCCCAAGTGTGCCCGGCTCAGCCTGAGGAAGCAGTCGCTCTTCCGGGAGCCAGGTCCCGACGTGGAGGCCTAG
- the DEF8 gene encoding differentially expressed in FDCP 8 homolog isoform X3: MGHVPSWDPHCHRELFPRGRHQWGPGQEAAEVFQEKVEDQACGVRTTHFREVKGQPHPTHPSVVGERGWSVVSLVPGDSSWPCLALRWDAMEYDEKLARFRRAHLNPFNKQSGPRQHEQGPGEEAPDVTPEEALPELPPGEPEFRCPERVMDLGLSEDHFSRPVGLFLASDVQQLRQAIEECKQVILELPEQSEKQKDAVVRLIHLRLKLQELKDPNEDEPNIRVLLEHRFYKEKSKSVKQTCDKCNTIIWGLIQTWYTCTGCYYRCHSKCLNLISKPCVSSKVSHQAEYELNICPETGLDSQDYRCAECRAPISLRGVPSEARQCDYTGQYYCSHCHWNDLAVIPARVVHNWDFEPRKVSRCSMRYLALMVSRPVLRLREINPLLFNYVEELVEIRKLRQDILLMKPYFITCREAMEARLLLQDLLDVHAGRLGCSLTEIHTLFAKHIKLDCERCQAKGFVCELCREGDVLFPFDSHTSVCADCSAVFHRDCYYDNSTTCPKCARLSLRKQSLFREPGPDVEA; this comes from the exons ATGGGCCACGTGCCCTCGTGGGACCCTCATTGTCACCGTGAGCTCTTTCCAAGGGGACGCCACCAGTGGGGGCCTGGGCAGGAGGCAGCTGAGGTGTTTCAGGAAAAGGTTGAAGATCAAGCCTGTGGTGTGAGGACTACCCACTTTAGGGAAGTGAAAGGCCAGCCTCACCCCACACACCCCAGTGTGGTTGGGGAAAGGGGGTGGTCTGTGGTGAGCCTGGTACCTGGGGACTCATCCTGGCCCTGCCTGGCCCTCAGGTGGGATGCTATGGAATATGATGAGAAGCTGGCCCGGTTCCGGCGGGCCCACCTCAACCCCTTCAACAAGCAGTCTGGGCCGAGGCAGCACGAGCAGGGCCCTGGGGAGGAGGCCCCGGACGTCACTCCTGAAG AGGCCCTGCCTGAGCTGCCCCCTGGGGAGCCGGAGTTCCGCTGCCCTGAACGCGTGATGGATCTCGGCCTGTCTGAGGACCACTTCTCCCGCCCTGTG GGTCTGTTCCTGGCCTCTGACGTCCAGCAGCTGCGGCAGGCGATCGAGGAGTGCAAGCAGGTGATTCTGGAGCTGCCGGAGCAGTCGGAGAAGCAGAAGGATGCCGTGGTGCGACTCATCCACCTCCGGCTGAAGCTCCAGGAGCTGAAG GACCCCAATGAGGATGAGCCAAACATCCGAGTGCTCCTTGAGCACCGCTTCTACAAGGAGAAGAGCAAGAGCGTCAAGCAGACCTGTGACAAGTGTAACACCATCATCTGGGGGCTCATTCAGACCTGGTACACCTGCACAG GGTGTTATTACCGCTGTCACAGCAAGTGCTTGAACCTCATCTCCAAGCCCTGTGTGAGCTCCAAAGTCAGCCACCAAGCTGAATACGAACTGAACATCTGCCCTGAGACAGGGCTGGACAGCCAGGATTACCGCTGTGCTGAGTGCCGGGCGCCCATCTCTCTGC GGGGTGTGCCCAGTGAGGCCAGGCAGTGCGACTACACCGGCCAGTACTACTGCAGCCATTGCCACTGGAACGACCTGGCTGTCATTCCTGCACGCGTTGTACACAACTGGGACTTTGAGCCTCGAAAG GTTTCTCGCTGCAGCATGCGCTACCTGGCGCTGATGGTGTCTCGGCCCGTGCTCAGGCTCCGGGAGATCAACCCTCTGCTGTTCAACTACGTGGAGGAGCTGGTGGAGATTCGC AAGCTGCGCCAGGACATTCTGCTCATGAAGCCGTACTTCATCACTTGCAGGGAGGCCATGGAGGCTCGTCTGTTGCTGCAG GACCTCCTGGATGTGCATGCCGGCCGCCTGGGCTGCTCACTCACCGAGATCCACACGCTCTTCGCCAAGCACATCAAGCTGGACTGCGAG CGGTGCCAGGCCAAGGGCTTCGTGTGTGAGCTCTGCAGAGAGGGCGATGTGCTGTTCCCGTTCGACAGCCACACGTCTGTGTGCGCCGACTGTTCCGCCGTCTTCCACAG GGACTGCTACTACGACAACTCCACCACATGTCCCAAGTGTGCCCGGCTCAGCCTGAGGAAGCAGTCGCTCTTCCGGGAGCCAGGTCCCGACGTGGAGGCCTAG
- the CENPBD1 gene encoding LOW QUALITY PROTEIN: CENPB DNA-binding domain-containing protein 1 (The sequence of the model RefSeq protein was modified relative to this genomic sequence to represent the inferred CDS: inserted 2 bases in 2 codons), translated as MPGKRPTDATVIRSAERERKVITLDFKLEVLRRFAAGEKLSQIAKALDVAISRVATIRDSKEXKASSQIATPLRASRLTRHRSAVMASMERLLSLWVEDQSQPNAPLSAAIVQEKAEFDDLQREHGEGSQMERFHASKGWLVRXKERRCLPHFKMNSTAPSNKDMFTEMLKSIIEEGEYTPGCL; from the exons ATGCCTGGGAAGAGGCCCACAGATGCAACTGTCATCCGTAGTGCCGAAAGGGAACGGAAAGTGATTACCCTTGACTTCAAATTGGAAGTGTTACGACGATTTGCAGCGGGTGAGAAGCTCAGTCAGATCGCAAAGGCCTTAGATGTTGCTATCTCTAGAGTGGCGACCATCCGagatagtaaag aaaaagcgAGTTCGCAAATAGCTACTCCTTTGAGAGCCTCTCGGTTGACTCGCCATCGAAGTGCAGTGATGGCGAGTATGGAGCGGCTGCTGAGCTTGTGGGTGGAAGACCAGAGCCAGCCAAATGCCCCCTTGAGCGCCGCCATCGTTCAGGAGAAGGCTGAGTTTGATGACTTACAGCGTGAACATGGCGAAGGCTCTCAAATGGAGAGGTTTCATGCAAGTAAAGGGTGGCTTGTGA TTAAGGAGCGCCGCTGTTTGCCCCACTTCAAGATGAACAGCACAGCTCCCAGCAATAAGGACATGTTCACAGAAATGCTGAAAAGCATCATCGAAGAAGGTGAGTACACCCCCGGGTGTCTTTAA